A part of Candidatus Cloacimonas sp. genomic DNA contains:
- a CDS encoding class I tRNA ligase family protein has product ISEAIKELRYETHYAIYRWKEDCLQRLQFNTAIATCMEFLNAIVKIKEPEKLNTAEQQIYAFACITLPKMLYPFAPHIAEELWQELGNENMLNDCGLPEYEEQYLTRNIVTYVIQVNGKIRGKLEVSAEINQDELQAKALENENVKRYLEGLNIKKVIVVPGKMISIAAGK; this is encoded by the coding sequence ATATCTCTGAAGCAATAAAAGAGCTTCGTTATGAAACCCATTATGCCATTTATAGATGGAAAGAGGATTGTTTGCAGCGTTTGCAATTCAACACTGCCATTGCCACTTGTATGGAATTTTTGAATGCGATCGTGAAAATTAAAGAACCAGAAAAATTGAATACCGCGGAACAACAGATTTATGCTTTTGCCTGTATAACTTTGCCTAAAATGCTTTATCCCTTTGCGCCTCATATTGCAGAAGAGCTTTGGCAAGAATTGGGAAATGAAAATATGCTGAATGATTGCGGTTTGCCAGAATATGAAGAACAATATTTAACTCGGAACATTGTTACCTATGTTATTCAAGTTAACGGCAAAATTAGAGGAAAACTGGAAGTTTCAGCAGAAATCAACCAAGACGAATTGCAAGCTAAAGCATTGGAAAATGAAAATGTTAAGCGTTATCTGGAAGGACTTAATATCAAGAAAGTGATTGTTGTTCCGGGGAAAATGATTTCCATCGCAGCCGGGAAATAA
- the rplQ gene encoding 50S ribosomal protein L17, which yields MRHRVEGRKFGREMDARRLMMNNLVKSMIEHGQLTTTLPKAKEMRRYVERVITYGKNDTVHSRRLAYSVLGNRTLVKKLFTEIAPAFEGRNGGYTRVLKAGFRKGDNAPMAVIQFVEESTIKPKKNAIKAKDLNK from the coding sequence ATGAGACATAGAGTTGAAGGTAGAAAATTCGGACGGGAAATGGATGCCCGCCGTTTGATGATGAATAACCTGGTTAAATCAATGATAGAACACGGTCAATTGACAACCACCCTCCCCAAAGCCAAAGAAATGCGACGCTATGTAGAACGCGTTATCACTTACGGAAAAAATGATACCGTCCATTCCAGACGACTGGCTTACAGCGTTTTGGGAAATAGAACTTTAGTGAAAAAACTATTTACTGAAATTGCACCCGCCTTTGAAGGCAGAAACGGTGGCTATACCAGAGTTCTCAAAGCCGGATTTCGAAAGGGGGATAATGCTCCGATGGCTGTTATTCAGTTCGTGGAAGAATCCACCATCAAACCCAAAAAGAACGCCATCAAAGCCAAAGACCTAAATAAATAA